The following coding sequences lie in one Aspergillus puulaauensis MK2 DNA, chromosome 3, nearly complete sequence genomic window:
- a CDS encoding putative Zn-dependent hydrolase/oxidoreductase family protein (COG:S;~EggNog:ENOG410PICU;~InterPro:IPR024884,IPR001279,IPR036866;~PFAM:PF13483,PF12706;~go_function: GO:0008270 - zinc ion binding [Evidence IEA];~go_function: GO:0070290 - N-acylphosphatidylethanolamine-specific phospholipase D activity [Evidence IEA]) produces MHLRRWFSFRSYSKSPPFSRTFTPTTKLRMASSTAAALYALTLSASPGSSAPDDASKKAHHVKNGFDNPWDSFTSPFDKQGQFIWHMVTGKGNRPDTTPPTVPVQKPEFLPSRETSTLRATWLGHACYYVEFPGGLRVLFDPVFEDRCSPLSWLGPKRYTQPPCEIKDIPVIDAVVISHNHYDHLCLSTVQDIHKRHPNCHFFVPLGNKEWFNKTGISNATELDWWDERNILLSPSQPSTQVETTDQSTISKPADIAARIGCLPCQHLSARTPFDRCKTLWASWYVESGGRRVYFAGDTGYRSVPTLPNDVDDHAPEYNFPSCPAFKQVGEFRGPFDLGLIPIGAYQPRWFMSPMHADPHDAVEIFRDTKCKQALGMHWGTWVLTEEDVLEPPKKLKEALKKHEIPETGVFDICDIGESREF; encoded by the exons ATGCATCTGCGACGCTGGTTTTCCTTTCGCTCATACAGCAAAAGTCCCCCCTTCTCTCGGACTTTCACTCCTACTACAAAGCTCAGGATGGCCTCCTCGACGGCCGCCGCTCTCTACGCCCTGACATTATCTGCCTCTCCGGGCTCCTCCGCACCAGATGATGCCAGTAAGAAGGCGCATCATGTCAAAAATGGGTTTGACAATCCTTGGGA CTCGTTTACCTCGCCTTTTGACAAACAGGGGCAGTTTATATG GCACATGGTGACTGGCAAGGGCAATCGTCCTGACaccactcctccaactgTTCCTGTACAGAAACCAGAGTTTCTACCTAGTCGCGAGACGTCTACTCTGCGAGCGACATGGTTAGGCCACGCTTGCTATTACGTCGAGTTTCCTGGCGGACTGCGAGTACTATTCGACCCAGTTTTCGAGGATCGATGCTCTCCACTATCATGGTTAGGACCAAAGCGTTATACCCAGCCGCCATGTGAGATCAAGGATATCCCTGTCATCGACGCAGTCGTGATCTCCCATAATCACTATGATCACTTGTGTCTTTCGACTGTCCAGGATATTCATAAGCGACACCCGAACTGCCACTTCTTTGTCCCTCTTGGAAACAAGGAATGGTTTAACAAGACCGGAATATCGAATGCAACAGAACTTGACTGGTGGGATGAGCGCAACATCCTCCTTTCTCCGTCGCAACCCTCGACCCAGGTGGAGACAACCGATCAAAGCACAATCTCGAAACCAGCCGATATTGCTGCTCGGATCGGCTGTTTACCTTGCCAGCATCTTAGCGCCAGAACACCATTTGACCGATGTAAAACCCTCTGGGCCTCGTGGTACGTGGAGTCCGGCGGCCGCAGGGTTTACTTCGCTGG AGACACTGGTTATCGCTCGGTGCCAACACTTCCAAATGATGTCGATGACCACGCCCCGGAATACAACTTTCCCTCATGCCCTGCTTTTAAGCAAGTGGGCGAGTTCCGTGGCCCGTTCGATCTTGGACTGATCCCTATTGGTGCGTATCAGCCACGATGGTTCATGAGTCCTATGCACGCAGACCCTCACGACGCTGTTGAGATCTTCCGGGATACCAAGTGCAAACAAGCTCTGGGCATGCACTGGGGTACCTGGGTGTTAACTGAAGAGGATGTCCTCGAGCCCCCTaagaagctcaaggaggCATTGAAGAAACATGAGATCCCTGAAACTGGGGTGTTCGATATCTGTGACATTGGTGAGAGCCGAGAGTTTTAA
- a CDS encoding bifunctional AAA family ATPase chaperone/translocase BCS1 (COG:O;~EggNog:ENOG410PG2M;~InterPro:IPR014851,IPR003959,IPR003960,IPR027417, IPR003593;~PFAM:PF08740,PF00004;~go_function: GO:0005524 - ATP binding [Evidence IEA];~go_function: GO:0016887 - ATPase activity [Evidence IEA]) gives MVGMDQTGSDSPVLPSPGASLAQQRNEAIQAATRPTGDGGLLAQFTSNPFFTAGFGLAGLGVGARVAQHGLRRGADLIRRRMLVDVEITHKDDSYPWFLNWMTMHQGTQLNASRSGASRSGFVDSLLSKITPRMHHYSINTKKIEHSNGSIDTAFALVPGPGRHVLRYNNAFIFVNRMRETRTQDSMSGRPWETITLTTLYSQRHVFEELFTEAHAYVAEAHQGKTTVLRADTAAWMPLGPPRHKRPLNSVVLDEGVKERIVGDVKDFLSSAQWYHDRGVPYRRGYLLYGPPGTGKSSFIQALAGELDYDIAILNLSERGLTDDRLNRLLTIVPKRTIVLLEDVDAAFSNRRTQTDEDGYRGANVTFSGLLNALDGVSSAEERIVFLTTNHVERLDEALVRPGRVDMTVRMGELTRYQAMCFWDRFYGDLDTTRSYQQAFLSRLAELGLVEDENGQKADPLRTTSAAALQGLFLYNKGDMAGAIAMVEGLTYGLHGGMVDSRT, from the exons ATGGTTGGTATGGACCAAACGGGGTCAGATTCTCCAGTGTTGCCCTCGCCGGGGGCCTCGCTTGCCCAACAAAGGAATGAGGCGATTCAGGCTGCTACGCGGCCGACCGGAGACGGTGGACTGCTGGCCCAATTCACGAGCAATCCTTTTTTCACAGCG GGATTTGGTCTTGCAGGCCTCGGAGTCGGCGCAAGAGTTGCGCAACATGGCCTTCGACGTGGCGCGGATTTGATTCGGAGACGGATGcttgtcgatgtcgagattACACATAAGGACGATTCATACCCATGGTTTTTGAACTGGATGACAATGCATCAGGGGACTCAGCTTAATGCATCTCGATCCGGGGCCAGCAGGTCTGGCTTTGTGGACTCGCTCCTGAGCAAAATCACCCCCAGAATGCACCATTATTCCATCAATACCAAGAAGATCGAGCACTCCAACGGATCCATCGACACAGCCTTCGCATTAGTCCCGGGGCCGGGTCGACACGTCCTACGCTATAATAACGCATTTATTTTCGTCAATCGGATGCGCGAGACCAGGACTCAGGATTCAATGTCCGGTAGGCCATGGGAAACTATCACCCTAACTACGCTATACTCACAACGCCATGTATTCGAAGAACTTTTTACGGAGGCACACGCGTATGTTGCCGAGGCACACCAGGGTAAAACCACGGTGCTGCGCGCCGATACTGCAGCGTGGATGCCACTTGGACCGCCCCGACACAAGCGCCCATTGAACTCAGTGGTCTTAGACGAGGGAGTGAAGGAACGCATTGTGGGAGACGTCAAGGACTTTCTGTCAAGCGCACAGTGGTACCATGACCGTGGAGTTCCCTACCGCCGAGGATATCTTCTGTATGGTCCACCGGGTACTGGCAAAAGCTCCTTTATCCAGGCACTGGCAGGAGAGTTGGATTATGACATCGCTATTTTAAATCTGAGCGAACGAGGGCTAACGGATGACCGACTCAATCGGCTTTTGACCATCGTTCCCAAACGAACTATTGTACtcctggaggatgtggatgctGCCTTCTCGAATCGTCGTACCCAGACCGACGAGGATGGTTATCGCGGCGCCAATGTAACCTTCTCTGGCTTACTGAACGCCTTAGATGGCGTTTCAAGTGCCGAAGAGCGGATTGTCTTCCTAACGACAAACCACGTGGAGCGTCTTGACGAGGCCCTTGTACGGCCGGGGCGGGTGGACATGACAGTACGTATGGGCGAGCTCACTCGCTACCAAGCGATGTGTTTCTGGGATAGATTCTACGGTGATCTGGACACGACTCGTTCCTATCAACAAGCCTTCCTCTCTCGGCTTGCGGAACTGGGACTTGTTGAGGATGAGAACGGCCAGAAAGCCGACCCGTTGCGGACCACAAGTGCTGCGGCTCTGCAGGGTTTGTTTTTGTATAATAAAGGGGATATGGCCGGGGCCATTGCGATGGTTGAAGGGCTCACTTATGGACTCCATGGAGGCATGGTGGACTCTAGGACCTGA
- a CDS encoding uncharacterized protein (COG:S;~EggNog:ENOG410PU4S;~TransMembrane:1 (o657-677i)) — protein MTNAQFQLFPPPAPQGVPKNPFRKGTRRPSIDTHSTSSTPLEDPKTTGTEAKAVVFQVIEPHSIKPPPKAHVPAPPPQSVTPEPEHAPSTESLYSSSPQPGRGGTPTKETNPYPSQGDRGDSEGLGATQCSPQSYISPIVPIKSMFPQFNPNVPLSQEQYNSDVSNNFSRPRHRPARLRLDITPAPEIDRALGPNTVPADIHDFPGGILSPAGIQYSDPEQLKALWETANGQKTDSLSKTFNLRMERLDPATFVFGDPNLPFYTMQTFSTNEVSITRGNPSIPNSNIPIMMLQLEDRRRREPPNDGLVSHLFSRLAAMLAIDQATELSGQHQLSPPDAAEVEANALRRAAALESYKLLWNAMNGVYELRHPSLNKQSQNQPSQPATPPSLVGAAGIPLSPSRPQHQSGGALHISVSTPTNQGRPQAPTIVVTAPLPNNAIDVATVASPRISTLPLSGSESESDEALASLDLRTMTLSISAPAINRTIPSLYAIDSIIAAILAIAVSDVSTNPVLADMPLYNASKPQTRVPTPPEPTYTNAATNRPKLFATLAEREDNDDTAAPPLALPSQTQPQIPTKSHRKWYSWSLLRSRISEIQHSRRQKKAKSNQSPTSPVVEEIDLEKYGIGPKSDKRKEEEEELPGPARGLVKLFCWGFKIMFWALTVAFKILSWVLGVVYRRVTGEKASS, from the exons ATGACCAATGCTCAATTCCAACTTTTCCCACCCCCTGCTCCCCAGGGGGTCCCCAAAAATCCTTTCCGAAAGGGCACCAGAAGACCATCAATTGACACTCActcgacatcttcaacgCCACTCGAAGACCCCAAGACCACAGGCACTGAAGCGAAGGCCGTGGTCTTTCAAGTCATCGAGCCGCATAGCATAAAGCCCCCACCGAAGGCACATGTACCtgctccaccaccgcagtctGTTACTCCCGAACCAGAGCATGCACCTTCCACGGAGTCGCTATATAGTTCCAGCCCGCAACCAGGGAGGGGCGGGACTCCAACAAAAGAGACCAACCCATATCCTAGCCAGGGCGATAGGGGTGATTCCGAAGGACTTGGAGCTACCCAGTGCTCTCCACAGTCGTACATCTCTCCGATTGTTCCCATAAAATCGATGTTTCCGCAGTTCAACCCCAACGTGCCACTCAGCCAAGAACAATACAACAGCGACGTCTCGAACAATTTTTCGCGACCCCGTCACCGACCCGCTCGGCTCAGACTAGATATAACACCGGCTCCAGAGATTGATCGAGCACTTGGGCCGAATACCGTGCCAGCCGACATCCATGACTTCCCTGGCGGCATCCTCTCGCCAGCTGGCATTCAATATTCAGATCCCGAGCAGCTCAAGGCGCTATGGGAAACCGCAAATGGACAGAAAACCGATAGCCTCTCGAAGACTTTCAATCTTCGGATGGAGCG CCTCGACCCTGCAACATTCGTCTTCGGTGACCCAAACTTACCATTCTATACTATGCAAACGTTCTCTACGAACGAAGTGTCCATCACCAGAGGGAATCCCTCAATTCCTAATAGTAACATACCCATCATGATGCTCCAGCTTGAGGACCGGCGTCGTCGTGAGCCTCCAAACGATGGCCTAGTCTCTCACCTCTTCTCACGACTTGCCGCCATGCTCGCAATTGATCAGGCAACAGAACTTTCAGGCCAACACCAACTGTCACCTCCCGATGCTGCGGAAGTGGAGGCAAATGCTCTGAGACGAGCAGCCGCGCTAGAATCATATAAACTCTTATGGAACGCGATGAATGGGGTTTACGAATTACGCCACCCATCTTTGAATAAACAGTCTCAAAACCAACCATCCCAACCCGCGACACCACCCTCTCTAGTCGGCGCAGCAGGAATCCCACTCTCTCCCAGCCGGCCTCAGCACCAGAGCGGTGGTGCTCTACACATCAGCGTTTCAACCCCAACAAACCAAGGACGACCCCAAGCACCGACAATCGTCGTCACGGCGCCACTCCCGAACAATGCAATTGACGTCGCTACTGTGGCATCACCACGTATTTCTACCCTCCCCCTATCAGGGTCCGAGTCAGAATCAGACGAGGCCCTTGCCTCCCTTGACCTCCGCACAATGACCCTCTCGATTTCAGCACCGGCAATTAATAGAACCATCCCTTCCTTATACGCTATTGACTCGATCATCGCCGCTATACTTGCTATAGCAGTCTCGGACGTTTCCACAAACCCTGTGCTAGCTGATATGCCGTTGTACAATGCCTCCAAACCACAAACGCGGGTGCCGACACCACCAGAACCTACTTATACAAACGCGGCCACCAACAGACCCAAGCTCTTCGCAACCCTTGCAGAGCGCGAAGACAACGACGATACCGCTGCCCCTCCGCTCGCCCTCCCGTCACAAACACAACCTCAAATTCCAACAAAATCCCATCGAAAATGGTACTCGTGGTCTCTTCTCCGCTCAAGAATCTCTGAAATCCAACACTCTCGCCGCCAGAAGAAAGCGAAGTCTAACCAATCACCAACGTCCCCGGTCGTCGAAGAAATCGATCTAGAAAAGTACGGCATCGGGCCAAAAAGcgataaaagaaaagaagaagaagaagagctaCCGGGCCCCGCCCGAGGCCTCGTCAAACTTTTCTGCTGGGGCTTCAAGATCATGTTCTGGGCGTTAACGGTGGCGTTCAAGATCCTCAGTTGGGTGTTGGGCGTGGTGTATAGACGTGTAACAGGCGAGAAAGCCTCGAGCTGA
- a CDS encoding putative poly(ADP)-ribose polymerase PARP (COG:L;~EggNog:ENOG410PKWZ;~InterPro:IPR036616,IPR036420,IPR001357,IPR012317, IPR008893,IPR004102,IPR036930;~PFAM:PF12738,PF00644,PF00533,PF02877,PF05406;~go_function: GO:0003950 - NAD+ ADP-ribosyltransferase activity [Evidence IEA];~go_process: GO:0006471 - protein ADP-ribosylation [Evidence IEA]) produces MPPRSFKKLVIAVSGTFPGYKQADLKMTVESHGATFSSSFGSDCTHLITTQKDVEKNGTKYQQACGLKKCEVVSIDWLLDSDKAKKPVSEKPYQFGACNNSQTDSAPVKTDKKEKKRSAKAVDDADADADDSNKKPKNAAGDAQTITADKANKTKVEVDELYWPNETVWRAPSVYIDDSGLIWDATLNQTVSAANNNKFYRLQLLKSENGAQYQVWTRWGRVGENGQSAHLGDGTLDSAKLFFGKKFKDKSGLAWKDRLSTPKHNKYTFIERNYEESEDEGEKADSKIVKGPSTVPESKLPAAIQSLISFIFNQAYFLETMAQMSYDAKKLPLGKLSKRTLMMGFETLKELAELAATPTLANSKYQMQLRPALELLSNRYFTTIPHVFGRNRPPVLDNQTYIKKEVELLEALTDMEITNSILKDATKMEDVNPIDSQYAGLGMQEMTPLDRTSTEFQELEKYLSESRGSTHGLRYKVIDIFRIERQGEYDRFISSSSANMQNSNRRLLWHGSRSTNYGGILSQGLRIAPPEAPVSGYMFGKGVYFADMSSKSANYCCSYNSGQKALLLLGDVELGDPMNELYSSDYNAGENAKKQGQIATLGKGRTVPAGWKDAGCIHPDLKGIQVPDTNSGTANHDSNQGYLMYNEYIVYDVAQIRLRYLFFVDMR; encoded by the exons ATGCCTCCAAGGTCGTTTAAGAAACTCGTCATTGCCGTGAGCGGCACTTTTCCTGGCTACAAACAAG CCGACTTGAAAATGACTGTAGAAAGCCATGGTGCTACgttcagctcatccttcGGTTCGGATTGTACGCACCTTATAACCACCCAGAAGGATGTCGAAAAGAACGGCACCAAAT ACCAACAAGCCTGCGGTTTAAAGAAGTGTGAGGTGGTGTCCATTGACTGGCTGCTCGATTCGGACAAGGCAAAGAAACCGGTCTCAGAAAAGCCGTATCAGTTTGGTGCATGCAACAACAGCCAGACTGACAGTGCCCCCGTTAAGACAGAtaaaaaggagaagaagcggagcGCCAAAGCTGTAGACGATGCTGATGCGGACGCGGATGACTCCAACAAGAAACCTAAAAATGCTGCTGGCGATGCACAAACAATTACCGCGGACAAAGCGAACAAGACAAAGGTGGAAGTTGACGAACTTTATTGGCCCAACGAAACTGTGTGGAGAG CTCCTAGCGTCTACATTGATGATTCCGGCCTCATCTGGGATGCTACGCTGAACCAGACTGTGTCAGCCGCGAATAACAACAAGTTCTATCGCCTTCAGTTGTTAAAATCCGAAAATGGTGCCCAGTACCAGGTCTGGACTCGCTGGGGCAGAGTTGGGGAGAATGGCCAGTCTGCCCATCTGGGTGACGGTACACTCGACAGCGCCAAATTATTCTTCGGGAAGAAATTCAAGGATAAGTCGGGTCTCGCATGGAAAGACCGACTCAGCACCCCCAAGCACAACAAATATACATTCATCGAGCGCAACTATGAAGAGAGCGAGGACGAAGGCGAAAAAGCGGACAGCAAGATTGTAAAAGGCCCGTCAACCGTCCCCGAGAGCAAATTGCCAGCCGCTATCCAGAGCCTCATCAGCTTTATTTTCAACCAAGCATACTTCCTCGAGACCATGGCGCAAATGTCTTACGACGCAAAGAAACTGCCACTTGGCAAACTGAGCAAGAGAACCCTGATGATGGGCTTTGAAACCCTGAAAGAATTGGCCGAGCTTGCAGCCACACCGACCTTAGCAAACTCGAAATATCAGATGCAGCTGCGTCCAGCTTTGGAACTACTGAGCAACCGCTACTTCACCACCATTCCTCACGTTTTCGGTCGAAACCGACCACCAGTCTTGGATAACCAGACTTATATTAAGAAGGAAGTCGAGCTTCTGGAGGCTTTGACCGATATGGAGATTACCAATAGCATCTTAAAGGATGCAACCAAAATGGAAGATGTTAACCCGATCGATAGCCAGTACGCAGGCCTTGGGATGCAAGAGATGACTCCAC TGGATCGCACTTCTACTGAATTCCAGGAACTGGAGAAATATCTTTCAGAATCACGAGGATCAACACACGGCTTGAGATACAAG GTGATTGATATCTTCCGAATCGAGCGCCAAGGAGAATATGATCGATtcatttcatcttcatccgccAATATGCAGAACAGCAACCGCCGGTTACTCTGGCACGGCTCTCGCAGTACCAATTACGGTGGTATCCTCAGCCAGGGCCTCCGCATTGCACCTCCTGAAGCCCCTGTCAGTGGATACATGTTTGGAAAGGGTGTCTACTTCGCCGATATGTCCAGCAAATCCGCCAACTACTGCTGCAGCTACAACAGCGGCCAGAAGGCATTGCTCTTACTCGGTGATGTTGAGTTGGGCGACCCCATGAACGAGCTTTATAGTTCCGATTACAACGCTGGTGAGAACGCAAAGAAGCAGGGCCAGATCGCGACTCTGGGTAAAGGTCGGACTGTCCCAGCTGGGTGGAAAGATGCCGGCTGCATTCATCCGGACCTAAAAGGCATCCAGGTGCCTGATACGAATTCCGGGACGGCAAATCATGACTCCAACCAGGGTTATCTTATGTACAACGAGTACATTGTGTATGATGTCGCGCAGATCAGACTGAGGTATCTATTCTTTGTCGATATGCGGTAA